A genome region from Manihot esculenta cultivar AM560-2 chromosome 5, M.esculenta_v8, whole genome shotgun sequence includes the following:
- the LOC110615607 gene encoding RNA-binding protein BRN1 gives MAEGVKENKSTEESVKLFVGQVPKHMTEPQLLAMFKEFALVDEVNIIKDKTTRASRGCCFLICPSRQEADKAVNACHNKKTLPGASSPLQVKYADGELERLEHKLFVGMLPKNVSEAEVSEVFSKYGTVKDLQILRGSQQTSKGCAFLKYETKEQALAALEAVNGKHKMEGSSVPLVVKWADTEKERQARRAQKAQSQASSLPNTDSQHPSLFGALPMGYVPPYNGYGYQASGTYGIMPYRMPPLQNQPAFHGMIPQVNQGNALRGGMRPDLASGMAPRNYAMPPASYVGSAYPAVPAIQYPMTYPGGMMSHQPLSGSPSTVPSAIASSNSATFSGVGSNSAGQLEGPPGANLFIYHIPQEFGDQELANAFQPFGKVLSAKVFVDKATGVSKCFGFVSYDSPAAAQNAINMMNGFQLGGKKLKVQLKRDNKQTKPY, from the exons ATGGCGGAGGGTGTAAAGGAGAATAAATCCACCGAAGAGAGCGTTAAGCTTTTTGTAGGTCAAGTGCCCAAGCACATGACGGAACCTCAGCTTCTCGCAATGTTCAAAGAGTTTGCTTTGGTCGACGAGGTCAACATCATCAAAGACAAGACCACGCGCGCCTCTAGag GGTGTTGTTTTCTAATATGTCCGTCCCGGCAGGAAGCAGATAAGGCCGTTAATGCTTGCCATAATAAGAAAACTTTGCCTGGA GCATCTAGTCCGTTGCAAGTGAAGTATGCAGATGGCGAGTTGGAAAGACTAG AACACAAACTCTTTGTTGGCATGCTTCCAAAAAATGTTTCTGAAGCTGAGGTATCTGAAGTATTCTCTAAATATGGAACTGTAAAGGATTTACAAATTCTGAGAGGTTCTCAGCAGACTAGTAAAG GATGTGCGTTTTTGAAGTATGAGACTAAAGAACAAGCACTTGCTGCCCTGGAGGCTGTCAATGGAAAGCATAAAATGGAG GGTTCAAGTGTTCCTTTGGTTGTCAAATGGGCAGATACAGAAAAAGAAAGGCAGGCTCGAAGGGCTCAGAAAGCACAATCTCAGGCTTCCAGTCTACCTAATACTGACTCACAACATCCTTCATTGTTTGGAGCCTTGCCGATGGGGTATGTTCCCCCCTATAATGGGTATGGATACCAG GCTTCTGGAACTTATGGAATTATGCCATACCGCATGCCCCCTTTGCAGAATCAACCTGCATTTCATGGTATGATTCCTCAAGTAAATCAAGGCAATGCATTGCGTGGGGGAATGAGACCTGACCTTGCCTCTGGTATGGCCCCTAGAAATTATGCTATGCCTCCTGCAAGTTATGTTGGATCTGCTTATCCTGCGGTGCCAGCTATTCAGTATCCCATGACATATCCTGGAGGAATGATGAGTCACCAGCCTTTGAGTGGGTCTCCTAGTACAGTACCATCTGCAATTGCAAGCAGTAACTCTGCAACGTTTTCAGGTGTTGGTTCAAATTCTGCCGGTCAATTAGAAG GTCCACCTGGTGCTAATCTATTCATATATCACATACCTCAAGAATTTGGTGACCAAGAGCTTGCCAATGCTTTTCAGCCATTTGGTAAGGTCTTAAGTGCTAAGGTCTTCGTCGATAAAGCAACTGGTGTTAGCAAATGTTTTG GATTTGTTAGTTATGACTCACCGGCTGCGGCACAAAATGCTATTAATATGATGAATGGATTCCAATTAGGGGGTAAGAAATTGAAGGTTCAGCTTAAGAGGGACAATAAACAGACTAAACCCTATTGA
- the LOC110614798 gene encoding uncharacterized protein LOC110614798: MDTKKVVDLSSCLLLEDSGDSEVDFDPNLPFNKDLAAADDDAQSCSCDVSDNFYSCVTDLNACSEVEQASVHHVVDDFKEEEEKEEDQQLHGYQEWANGHLGLPENQKSCVSVESTNEPMNETEKNRLFWETCLAS; this comes from the coding sequence ATGGACACCAAGAAAGTTGTTGATTTATCTTCTTGCTTGCTCCTCGAAGACTCTGGCGATTCTGAGGTTGATTTTGATCCTAATTTACCCTTTAATAAAGATCTTGCTGCTGCTGATGATGATGCACAATCTTGCAGCTGCGATGTGTCGGATAATTTTTATTCTTGTGTTACTGATCTCAATGCCTGTAGTGAAGTTGAACAAGCATCTGTTCATCATGTTGTTGATGATtttaaggaggaggaagagaaagaggaagATCAACAGCTTCATGGTTATCAAGAATGGGCTAATGGGCATCTTGGATTACCAGAGAATCAGAAATCATGTGTTTCTGTAGAGTCGACCAATGAACCGATGAATGAGACGGAGAAGAACAGGCTCTTCTGGGAGACTTGCTTGGCATCCTGA
- the LOC110615606 gene encoding rho GTPase-activating protein 2, with translation MTGLVMMTKGGGCAGGVRGAKRSRGSEEEQNQLSMVEILLAAIRKSLVSCRFEEREDVIPTVHHMEIGWPTNVKHITHVTFDRFNGFLGLPVEFEVEIPCRVPSASASVFGVSAESMQCSFDSKGNSVPTIILLMQERLYSQGGLKAEGIFRINPENGQEEHVRDQLNRGIVPEDIDVHCLAGLIKAWFRELPSGVLDGLSPEQVLQCNTEEECVELVKQLKPTEYALLNWAIDLMADVVQEEDSNKMNARNIAMVFAPNMTQMSDPLTALMHAVQVMNLLKTLITKVLREREENGTGGYSPMSSHSSGQQTDEDFDSQQEMDTSCELRQSPSDYDEDQAHYSPHTEDDDDGEVESLCEIEDCFLRQLNENKSTSNMFLQQSPSDSPREFASPRAYSGLKAEAAISFTDSKNENSSSATRDEDSRASIISLGQEIDRSNPSQGCENSDDMEVVDKLPKSVLPTQSII, from the exons ATGACAGGCCTTGTCATGATGACCAAGGGAGGTGGTTGTGCTGGTGGGGTTAGGGGGGCAAAGCGTTCCAGAGGGAGTGAAGAAGAGCAAAATCAGTTGTCAATGGTGGAGATTCTCTTGGCAGCTATAAGGAAATCGTTAGTTTCTTGCCGTTTTGAGGAGAGAGAAGATGTGATTCCTACCGTTCATCATATGGAGATTGGATGGCCTACAAATGTTAAGCACATTACTCATGTGACGTTCGATCGCTTCAATGGGTTTCTGGGTTTACCTGTGGAGTTCGAAGTCGAGATCCCGTGTCGAGTCCCAAGTGCTAG TGCAAGTGTGTTTGGAGTCTCAGCAGAATCAATGCAATGTTCTTTTGATTCAAAAGGGAACAGTGTCCCAACAATTATCTTACTAATGCAGGAGCGGCTATACTCACAGGGAGGTCTAAAG GCAGAAGGGATTTTTCGCATAAACCCAGAGAATGGCCAAGAGGAGCACGTGAGGGACCAGTTGAACAGGGGCATTGTGCCTGAAGATATTGATGTACATTGCTTGGCGGGCCTCATAAAAGCCTGGTTTAGAGAGCTTCCTTCTGGggtgctggatgggctttcccctgAACAAGTTCTCCAATGCAACACGGAAGAAGAATGTGTTGAGCTTGTGAAGCAATTAAAGCCAACAGAATATGCTTTGCTCAATTGGGCCATTGACCTCATGGCTGATGTTGTACAGGAAGAAGATTCAAATAAAATGAATGCCAGAAATATTGCAATGGTTTTTGCTCCAAACATGACTCAG ATGTCTGATCCGTTGACGGCACTGATGCATGCCGTACAAGTAATGAACTTGCTCAAGACTCTAATCACGAAAGTACTAAGAGAACGTGAAGAGAATGGAACTGGAGGATATTCACCCATGTCATCTCATTCATCTGGTCAACAAACTGATGAGGATTTTGACAGTCAGCAAGAGATGGATACCAGCTGTGAACTGAGACAGTCACCATCAGATTATGATGAAGATCAGGCCCATTACAGCCCTCACactgaagatgatgatgatggtgaAGTTGAGTCCTTGTGTGAGATAGAAGATTGCTTCTTGAGGCAGTTGAATGAGAACAAAAGTACCAGCAATATGTTTCTTCAGCAATCACCAAGTGATTCACCTAGAGAATTTGCAAGTCCCAGAGCTTACTCAGGGTTGAAAGCGGAAGCTGCCATTTCATTTACAGATAGCAAAAATGAAAATTCAAGTTCAGCTACAAGAGATGAAGACTCCAGGGCAAGTATCATATCTCTAGGACAAGAAATTGATAGAAGTAATCCATCACAAGGATGTGAAAACTCTGACGATATGGAGGTGGTTGACAAATTACCCAAATCTGTCTTGCCTACACAGTCAATCATCTAG